A single window of Helicobacter pylori NCTC 11637 = CCUG 17874 = ATCC 43504 = JCM 12093 DNA harbors:
- a CDS encoding ABC transporter substrate-binding protein, with protein sequence MLIARFKKAFISYSLGVLIVSSLLGVANASAQEVQVKDYFGDQAIKLPVSKIIYLGSFAEVPAMFHTWDRVVGISDYAFKSDIVKATLKDPERIKSMSSDHVAALNVELLKKLSPDLVVTFVGNPKAVEHAKKFGILFLSFQEKTIAEVMEDIDAQAKALEIDASKKLAKMQETLDFIKERLKGVKKKKGVELFHKANKISGHQALDSDILEKGGIDNFGLKYVKFGRADISVEKIVKENPEIIFIWWISPLSPEDVLNNPKFSTIKAIKNKQVYKLPTMDIGGPRAPLISLYIALKAHPEAFKGVDINAMVKDYYKVVFDLNDAEIEPFLWH encoded by the coding sequence ATGTTAATCGCTCGCTTTAAAAAAGCTTTCATTTCTTATTCTTTAGGTGTGCTCATTGTTTCATCGTTATTGGGCGTGGCTAACGCTTCAGCACAAGAAGTCCAAGTCAAGGATTATTTTGGGGATCAAGCCATCAAGCTTCCTGTTTCTAAAATAATCTACTTGGGTAGCTTTGCAGAAGTGCCTGCTATGTTCCATACTTGGGATAGGGTCGTGGGCATTTCGGATTACGCTTTTAAATCTGATATTGTTAAAGCCACTCTCAAAGATCCTGAACGCATTAAATCCATGAGCAGTGATCATGTGGCGGCGTTGAATGTGGAGCTTTTAAAAAAGCTTAGCCCTGATCTTGTGGTAACCTTTGTGGGTAACCCTAAAGCGGTAGAGCATGCGAAAAAATTTGGTATATTATTCCTTTCTTTCCAAGAAAAAACCATTGCAGAAGTCATGGAAGATATTGACGCTCAAGCTAAAGCCTTAGAAATTGACGCTTCTAAAAAACTGGCTAAAATGCAAGAAACTTTGGATTTTATCAAAGAGCGTTTGAAGGGCGTTAAAAAGAAAAAGGGAGTGGAACTTTTCCATAAAGCCAATAAAATTAGCGGCCATCAAGCCCTTGATTCAGACATTTTAGAAAAAGGGGGTATAGACAATTTTGGCTTGAAATACGTTAAGTTTGGGCGCGCTGACATTAGCGTGGAAAAAATCGTTAAAGAAAACCCTGAGATTATCTTTATTTGGTGGATAAGCCCGCTTAGCCCTGAAGACGTGTTGAACAACCCTAAGTTTTCTACCATTAAAGCCATCAAAAACAAGCAAGTTTATAAACTCCCCACAATGGATATTGGCGGGCCTAGAGCCCCGCTCATTAGCTTGTATATTGCTTTAAAAGCCCACCCTGAAGCGTTTAAGGGCGTGGATATTAATGCGATGGTTAAAGACTACTATAAAGTGGTTTTTGATTTGAATGATGCAGAAATTGAACCCTTTTTATGGCATTAA
- a CDS encoding peroxiredoxin, which produces MLVTKLAPDFKAPAVLGNNEVDEHFELSKNLGKNGAILFFWPKDFTFVCPTEIIAFDKRVKDFQEKGFNVIGVSIDSEQVHFAWKNTPVEKGGIGQVTFPMVADITKSISRDYDVLFEEAIALRGAFLIDKNMKVRHAVINDLPLGRNADEMLRMVDALLHFEEHGEVCPAGWRKGDKGMKATHQGVAEYLKENSIKL; this is translated from the coding sequence ATGTTAGTTACAAAACTTGCCCCGGACTTTAAAGCGCCTGCCGTTTTAGGAAACAATGAGGTTGATGAACACTTTGAGCTTTCTAAAAATTTGGGTAAGAACGGTGCGATTCTTTTCTTCTGGCCAAAAGATTTTACTTTTGTATGCCCTACAGAAATCATTGCATTTGACAAAAGAGTGAAAGACTTCCAAGAAAAAGGCTTTAATGTGATTGGCGTGTCTATTGACAGCGAACAAGTGCATTTCGCATGGAAAAACACCCCTGTGGAAAAAGGCGGTATCGGTCAAGTAACTTTCCCCATGGTGGCTGATATTACTAAGAGCATTTCTAGAGACTATGATGTGCTGTTTGAAGAAGCGATCGCTTTGAGAGGAGCTTTTTTGATTGACAAAAACATGAAAGTAAGACACGCAGTGATCAATGACTTGCCATTAGGTAGGAATGCAGATGAAATGCTTCGCATGGTAGACGCTCTCTTGCACTTTGAAGAACATGGTGAAGTATGTCCAGCAGGCTGGAGAAAAGGCGATAAAGGCATGAAAGCAACTCACCAAGGCGTTGCAGAGTATCTTAAAGAAAATTCCATTAAGCTTTAA
- a CDS encoding MetQ/NlpA family ABC transporter substrate-binding protein: protein MNIFKRVISVGVIVLGLFNLLDAKHHKEKKEDHKITRELKVGANPVPHAQILQSVVDDLKEKGIKLVIVSFTDYVLPNLALNDGSLDANYFQHRPYLDRFNLDRKMHLVGLANIHVEPLRFYSQKITDIKNLKKGSVIAVPNDPANQGRALILLHKQGLIALKDPSNLYATEFDIVKNPYNIKIKPLEAALLPKVLGDVDGAIVTGNYALQAKLTGALFSEDKDSPYANLIAAREDNAQDEAIKALIEVLQSEKTRKFILDTYKGAIIPAF from the coding sequence ATGAATATATTCAAGCGTGTTATTAGTGTAGGGGTAATTGTTTTAGGTTTGTTTAACCTTTTAGACGCCAAACACCACAAAGAAAAAAAAGAAGACCACAAAATCACTCGTGAGCTTAAAGTGGGCGCTAACCCCGTTCCGCATGCACAAATCTTGCAATCAGTCGTGGACGATTTGAAAGAGAAAGGGATCAAATTAGTGATCGTATCTTTTACCGATTATGTGTTGCCTAATTTAGCGCTCAATGACGGCTCTTTAGACGCGAATTACTTCCAGCACCGCCCTTATTTGGATCGGTTTAATTTGGACAGAAAAATGCACCTTGTTGGTTTGGCCAATATCCATGTGGAGCCTTTAAGATTTTATTCTCAAAAAATCACGGACATTAAAAACCTTAAAAAAGGCTCAGTGATTGCTGTGCCAAATGATCCGGCCAATCAAGGCAGGGCGTTGATTTTACTCCATAAACAAGGCCTTATCGCTCTCAAAGATCCAAGCAATCTATACGCTACGGAGTTTGATATTGTCAAAAACCCTTACAACATCAAAATCAAGCCTTTAGAAGCCGCGCTATTGCCTAAAGTTTTAGGGGATGTGGATGGAGCTATTGTAACAGGGAATTATGCCTTGCAAGCAAAACTCACCGGAGCTTTATTTTCAGAAGACAAGGACTCGCCTTATGCCAATCTAATAGCCGCTCGTGAGGATAATGCGCAAGATGAAGCCATAAAAGCGCTGATTGAAGTTTTGCAGAGTGAAAAGACCAGGAAATTTATTTTGGATACCTATAAGGGGGCGATTATCCCGGCTTTTTAA